Proteins co-encoded in one Arachis hypogaea cultivar Tifrunner chromosome 13, arahy.Tifrunner.gnm2.J5K5, whole genome shotgun sequence genomic window:
- the LOC112735729 gene encoding probable jasmonic acid carboxyl methyltransferase 2, producing the protein MDTQQVLLHMNHGMGDNSYAHNSIIQKKVMREAKAIVEESIMRLYAIIPIHCFKVADLGCSSGPNALQLVSNVIDIVDTTTSNLNLKPPVFQFFLNDLFGNDFNSIFKSLPQFSEIIEEKKGQKCGACFINATPGTFYKRLFPNNFLHFVHSSFSLHWLSQAPKELGNEENVHLTSTTPPAMHKAYLEQFRKDFKLFLKLRSQELVPKGGMVLTLIGRDKTQKTHDIRTAWSLIGTTLNDMVLENLIEAIKLESFDLPLYDPTIEEAKEVIEDEGSFTLQRLESVILDWSTNIKEAVEDENNNNLDLNTKAEFTTKFVRAALEPLLKAQFGEKIMDELFVRYKNKIVQLIMEVKLLEFSTLIISLIKKV; encoded by the exons ATGGATACACAGCAAGTACTCCTCCACATGAACCATGGCATGGGAGATAATAGCTATGCTCATAACTCTATCATTCAG AAAAAGGTGATGAGGGAAGCAAAAGCCATAGTAGAAGAGAGTATCATGAGGTTATATGCTATTATTCCTATTCATTGTTTTAAGGTGGCTGACTTAGGTTGTTCTTCAGGACCAAATGCTCTTCAATTGGTATCTAATGTCATCGACATTGTTGATACTACTACTTCTAACTTGAATCTCAAACCACCGGTTTTTCAGTTCTTCTTGAATGATCTATTTGGGAATGATTTCAACAGCATCTTTAAATCACTCCCTCAATTCTCGGAAATcatagaagaaaagaagggacaGAAATGTGGTGCATGTTTTATTAATGCAACTCCAGGGACATTCTACAAGAGGCTATTTCCCAACAATTTCTTGCACTTTGTTCATTCCTCTTTTAGTCTTCATTGGCTTTCTCAG GCTCCAAAGGAGTTGGGTAACGAGGAAAATGTACACTTAACAAGCACAACTCCTCCGGCAATGCATAAAGCATATCTTGAACAATTTCGAAAGGACTTTAAACTATTTCTCAAATTACGTTCACAAGAGCTAGTGCCTAAAGGTGGGATGGTTCTCACTCTAATTGGAAGGGATAAAACTCAGAAAACTCATGACATCAGAACTGCTTGGAGCCTAATTGGCACGACACTCAATGACATGGTCTTGGAG AATTTGATTGAAGCTATAAAATTAGAATCCTTTGATTTACCATTGTATGACCCAACAATAGAAGAAGCTAAAGAAGTAATTGAGGATGAAGGATCTTTCACCCTTCAAAGGTTAGAATCTGTCATACTGGATTGGAGCACAAACATAAAGGAAGCTGTTGAAGatgaaaacaataataatctTGATCTAAATACGAAGGCAGAGTTTACAACTAAATTCGTTAGAGCTGCATTAGAACCTCTTTTGAAGGCACAATTTGGAGAAAAAATAATGGACGAGCTTTTCGTGAGATATAAGAATAAAATTGTTCAATTAATAATGGAGGTTAAATTATTGGAATTTTCTACTCTCATAATATCACTGATAAAGAAGGTTTGA
- the LOC112736905 gene encoding S-adenosyl-L-methionine:benzoic acid/salicylic acid carboxyl methyltransferase 1-like yields MSSLIKRTQIKDLGRGGMDRQQVVLHMNPGMGDNSYAHNSIIQKRVMREAKPIVEESMMRLYTIIPIHCFKVADLGCSSGPNALQLVSNVIDIVDCSSSNLNLKPPVFQFFLNDLFGNDFNSIFKSLPQFSEIIEEKKGQKCGGCFINATPGTFYKRLFPNNFSHFVHSSFSLHWLSQVPKELGNKKNIHLTSTSPPRMHKAYLAQFQKDFKLFLKLRSQELVSKGGMVLTLFGREETRDMRTAWSLFGITLNDMVLENLIEETKLESFNLPLYDPTIEEAKEVIEEEGCFTLQRLESVIMGWDGNINEGVDDKNKLDLNMRAEFITKQQRAALEPLLKAQFGENVMDELFVRFKNKVVELMEEKILEFPTLIISLIKKA; encoded by the exons ATGAGCAGCTTAATTAAGAGAAC ACAAATTAAAGACTTAGGAAGAGGAGGAATGGATAGACAGCAAGTGGTCCTCCACATGAACCCTGGCATGGGAGATAATAGCTATGCTCATAACTCTATCATTCAg AAAAGGGTGATGAGGGAGgcaaagcccatagtagaagagaGTATGATGAGGTTATATACTATTATTCCTATTCATTGCTTTAAGGTGGCTGATTTAGGATGTTCTTCAGGACCAAATGCTCTTCAGTTGGTATCTAATGTCATCGACATTGTTGATTGCTCAAGTTCTAACTTGAATCTCAAACCACCGGTTTTTCAATTCTTCTTGAATGATCTATTTGGGAATGATTTCAATAGCATCTTTAAATCACTCCCTCAATTCTCGGAAATcatagaagaaaagaagggacaGAAATGTGGTGGATGTTTTATTAATGCAACTCCAGGGACATTCTACAAGAGGCTATTTCCCAACAATTTCTCGCACTTTGTTCATTCCTCTTTTAGTCTTCATTGGCTTTCTCAG GTTCCAAAGGAGTTGGGTAATAAgaaaaatatacatttaacaagCACAAGTCCTCCAAGAATGCACAAAGCATATCTTGCACAATTCCAAAAGGACTTTAAATTATTTCTGAAATTACGTTCACAAGAGCTGGTGTCAAAAGGAGGGATGGTTCTGACTCTATTTGGAAGGGAGGAAACTCGAGATATGAGAACTGCTTGGAGCCTATTTGGCATAACACTCAATGACATGGTCTTAGAg AATTTGATCGAAGAGACAAAATTGGAGTCCTTTAATTTACCATTGTATGACCCAACAATAGAGGAAGCTAAAGAAGTAATTGAGGAAGAAGGATGTTTCACTCTTCAAAGGCTAGAATCTGTGATAATGGGTTGGGATGGAAACATAAACGAAGGTGTTGATGACAAGAATAAACTTGATCTAAATATGAGGGCAGAGTTTATAACGAAACAACAAAGAGCTGCTTTAGAACCACTTTTGAAGGCACAATTTGGAGAAAATGTGATGGACGAATTGTTTGTCAGGTTTAAGAATAAAGTTGTCGAATTGATGGAGGAAAAGATATTGGAATTTCCTACTCTCATAATCTCGCTAATTAAGAAGGCTTGA
- the LOC112736906 gene encoding probable caffeine synthase MTL2 isoform X1: MMSTLISWGSTERTNCITTKEREDMEVGMSSQNTLHMNSGVGDKSYAHNSFFQKKAIIKAKPILEESITRLYYNILPKCLKVADLGCSSGPNTLEVIYNIINIVYNTSSNLNLSSPDFQFYLNDLFESDFNTIFKSLPQFYKTLEGKKGNKIGPCFINATPGTFYKRLFPTSSMHFFHCSYSLHWLSQSPEELTIDGGGTVERDGIYLTSTSPIGMQKAYLGQFQRNLKAFLKSRSEELNLIEKETLKSFNIPNYDPSIEEVKEIIEEEGSFILHKVETIWMGWHGNMMNNEEGANGNKLDENMTGEFIAKYIRAVTEPLLKAHFGQRIMDELFLRFKDKAAQLLREIQILEFPNFIVSLIKNA; this comes from the exons ATGATGAGCACCTTAATTAGCTGGGGTTCAACAGAAC GTACCAACTGCATTACTACAAAGGAAAGAGAAGACATGGAAGTTGGTATGTCATCACAAAATACGCTGCACATGAATAGTGGTGTAGGAGACAAAAGCTATGCACATAACTCTTTCTTTCAA AAAAAGGCAATCATCAAGGCAAAACCAATATTAGAAGAAAGTATCACAAGACTCTATTATAATATTCTTCCCAAGTGTTTAAAGGTTGCTGATTTAGGGTGTTCTTCAGGACCAAATACTCTTGAAGTGATATATAATATCATCAACATTGTTTACAATACTAGCTCCAACTTGAATCTTAGCTCACCTGATTTCCAATTTTATTTGAATGATCTATTTGAAAGTGATTTCAATACTATTTTCAAATCACTCCCTCAATTCTACAAAACATTGGAAGGGAAGAAGGGAAACAAGATTGGTCCATGTTTCATTAATGCAACTCCTGGAACGTTCTACAAGAGGCTGTTTCCTACTTCTTCCATGCACTTCTTTCATTGTTCTTATAGTCTACATTGGCTTTCTCAG TCTCCAGAGGAGTTGACTATTGATGGAGGTGGAACAGTGGAAAGAGACGGCATATATTTAACAAGCACAAGCCCAATAGGAATGCAGAAAGCATATCTTGGCCAATTCCAAAGAAACTTGAAAGCATTTCTGAAATCACGTTCAGAAGAATTG AATTTGATTGAAAAGGAAACTTTGAAATCCTTCAATATCCCAAATTATGACCCTTCAATAGAAGAAGTTAAAGAAATAATTGAGGAAGAAGGGTCTTTCATTCTTCACAAAGTGGAAACTATCTGGATGGGTTGGCATGGCAACATGATGAATAATGAAGAAGGTGCTAATGGCAACAAACTTGATGAGAATATGACAGGGGAGTTTATAGCTAAATACATTAGAGCTGTTACTGAACCCCTTTTAAAGGCTCATTTTGGACAAAGGATCATGGATGAGTTGTTCCTTAGGTTTAAAGATAAGGCTGCCCAACTTCTTAGGGAGATTCAAATATTGGAATTTCCAAATTTTATAGTGTCTCTTATTAAAAATGCTTAA
- the LOC112736906 gene encoding probable caffeine synthase MTL2 isoform X2 → MMSTLISWGSTERTNCITTKEREDMEVGMSSQNTLHMNSGVGDKSYAHNSFFQKKAIIKAKPILEESITRLYYNILPKCLKVADLGCSSGPNTLEVIYNIINIVYNTSSNLNLSSPDFQFYLNDLFESDFNTIFKSLPQFYKTLEGKKGNKIGPCFINATPGTFYKRLFPTSSMHFFHCSYSLHWLSQSPEELTIDGGGTVERDGIYLTSTSPIGMQKAYLGQFQRNLKAFLKSRSEELVTGEFD, encoded by the exons ATGATGAGCACCTTAATTAGCTGGGGTTCAACAGAAC GTACCAACTGCATTACTACAAAGGAAAGAGAAGACATGGAAGTTGGTATGTCATCACAAAATACGCTGCACATGAATAGTGGTGTAGGAGACAAAAGCTATGCACATAACTCTTTCTTTCAA AAAAAGGCAATCATCAAGGCAAAACCAATATTAGAAGAAAGTATCACAAGACTCTATTATAATATTCTTCCCAAGTGTTTAAAGGTTGCTGATTTAGGGTGTTCTTCAGGACCAAATACTCTTGAAGTGATATATAATATCATCAACATTGTTTACAATACTAGCTCCAACTTGAATCTTAGCTCACCTGATTTCCAATTTTATTTGAATGATCTATTTGAAAGTGATTTCAATACTATTTTCAAATCACTCCCTCAATTCTACAAAACATTGGAAGGGAAGAAGGGAAACAAGATTGGTCCATGTTTCATTAATGCAACTCCTGGAACGTTCTACAAGAGGCTGTTTCCTACTTCTTCCATGCACTTCTTTCATTGTTCTTATAGTCTACATTGGCTTTCTCAG TCTCCAGAGGAGTTGACTATTGATGGAGGTGGAACAGTGGAAAGAGACGGCATATATTTAACAAGCACAAGCCCAATAGGAATGCAGAAAGCATATCTTGGCCAATTCCAAAGAAACTTGAAAGCATTTCTGAAATCACGTTCAGAAGAATTGGTAACAGGGG AATTTGATTGA